The following are encoded in a window of Deltaproteobacteria bacterium genomic DNA:
- a CDS encoding DUF2283 domain-containing protein — protein sequence MDKIKIVHDTTGNTLTVWLTDPSKEHICEETSDEVIIMKDKNGDVIGFELLHYKPADKFPGLNVETIIQPGPISIHP from the coding sequence ATGGACAAAATCAAAATAGTTCATGACACAACGGGAAATACCTTGACTGTTTGGCTAACCGACCCCTCAAAGGAACATATTTGCGAAGAAACGTCAGATGAAGTCATTATCATGAAAGACAAAAATGGGGATGTTATCGGCTTTGAACTTCTCCATTACAAGCCCGCGGATAAATTTCCCGGATTGAATGTCGAAACCATTATTCAACCCGGCCCGATTTCAATCCACCCCTGA